One Candidatus Wallbacteria bacterium genomic window carries:
- a CDS encoding 3-hydroxybutyryl-CoA dehydrogenase: protein MEMKKIGVVGAGTMGHGIALICAKAKFSVTLLDISLELVEKGYGIIEKFLQKSVEKEKITATEKTEILSRIEKSTALESLKDADFVVEAILEEAKSKFEIFNKLDGIVKTEAILATNTSSISITAIAAQTQRPDKVIGMHFMNPVPVMKLVEVIRGMVTSDATLTETMNLTELLGKTPVVVNDYPGFISNRLLMPMINEAAYALMEGVATEKGIDKVMMLGMNHPMGPLALADLIGLDTCLYIMEVLYEGFKDPKYRPCPLLKKMVAARYLGKKTKKGFYEYE from the coding sequence ATGGAAATGAAGAAAATCGGTGTGGTTGGTGCAGGCACAATGGGGCATGGTATCGCTTTGATCTGTGCAAAGGCAAAATTTTCCGTCACACTTCTGGATATTTCATTGGAACTGGTTGAGAAAGGTTACGGCATTATTGAAAAGTTCCTACAGAAGAGTGTGGAAAAAGAAAAGATCACTGCAACCGAAAAAACGGAAATATTGAGCAGAATTGAAAAGAGTACTGCCCTTGAATCCTTGAAAGATGCGGATTTTGTGGTTGAAGCTATACTGGAAGAAGCTAAAAGCAAATTCGAAATCTTTAATAAGCTGGACGGGATTGTTAAAACGGAAGCGATTCTTGCCACAAACACCTCATCCATTTCCATTACTGCAATAGCAGCTCAAACTCAGCGTCCGGACAAGGTGATAGGCATGCATTTCATGAATCCTGTCCCGGTCATGAAGCTGGTGGAAGTCATCAGGGGCATGGTTACCAGCGATGCAACTCTTACTGAAACCATGAACCTTACTGAGCTGCTTGGGAAGACACCGGTGGTAGTCAATGATTATCCCGGGTTCATTTCTAACCGACTGCTGATGCCGATGATCAATGAAGCGGCCTATGCTTTGATGGAAGGGGTAGCCACAGAAAAGGGGATTGATAAAGTGATGATGCTTGGAATGAATCACCCTATGGGTCCACTGGCTCTTGCCGACCTGATCGGTCTGGATACCTGTCTGTACATCATGGAAGTGCTGTATGAAGGCTTCAAAGATCCGAAATACAGACCATGTCCTCTTCTAAAGAAGATGGTGGCTGCCAGGTATCTGGGGAAGAAGACAAAAAAAGGCTTTTACGAATACGAATAA
- a CDS encoding NeuD/PglB/VioB family sugar acetyltransferase, giving the protein MNFIFGAAGFAREVEWMARDIYSDSKDDYRPDYFVCDDKNTLAGEKIKGISVINESEFFKKHSTTNNNCFIAIGSPTIKNAIYEKIVAQAAPQNFPNLIHPSVCYDRDFVAMGHGNIICANSILTTDIKVGNFVHLNLACTVGHDSIIGDYTTTSPGVLISGNVKIDKLVFIGSGAVIFPNLSISTEIMIGASALVTKDLLEKGTYVGCPVKKVK; this is encoded by the coding sequence ATGAATTTTATTTTTGGAGCTGCAGGGTTTGCGCGTGAAGTTGAATGGATGGCTAGAGATATTTATTCTGATTCCAAGGACGACTATCGACCTGACTATTTTGTCTGCGATGATAAAAACACCTTGGCTGGAGAAAAAATAAAGGGAATTAGTGTGATTAATGAATCTGAGTTTTTCAAAAAACACTCTACCACAAATAATAATTGCTTCATCGCAATTGGCAGCCCCACAATTAAAAATGCGATCTACGAAAAAATTGTAGCACAAGCAGCACCACAAAATTTCCCCAATTTGATTCACCCCAGTGTGTGTTATGATCGAGATTTCGTTGCGATGGGGCATGGAAATATTATCTGTGCAAATTCGATATTAACGACTGATATTAAAGTAGGAAATTTTGTCCATTTGAATTTGGCTTGCACTGTTGGGCATGATAGCATTATTGGGGATTACACAACCACCTCACCCGGTGTTCTTATTTCGGGTAATGTTAAGATAGATAAATTGGTTTTCATCGGCTCGGGAGCTGTGATTTTCCCAAATTTGTCGATTTCAACCGAAATAATGATTGGAGCCTCTGCCTTGGTAACAAAGGATCTCTTGGAGAAAGGGACATATGTCGGCTGCCCGGTCAAAAAAGTTAAGTAA
- the neuB gene encoding N-acetylneuraminate synthase, with protein sequence MDAFKRKPVFIIAEAGVNHNGDILIAKKMVEVAKQSGADAVKFQTFKAESCITYRAEKAEYQKTNTGVCETQLEMIRKLELDKDMHIELINECTKSKIEFLSTPFDPGSVELLAELKLSTIKIPSGEITHLPYLRMIGRLNKQIILSTGMATLGEIEKALEVLCENGTEKGKITVLQCNTEYPTPYEDVNLNAMITIRDAFKVRVGYSDHTPGIEVPIAAVALGAEIIEKHFTLDRNMVGPDHKASLEPSELKVMVDCIRNIEKALGNGVKQPSSSETKNILIARKSIVARKLIKKGEHFSETNLCAKRPGTGLSPMLWDELIGKIAGKDFETDEAITR encoded by the coding sequence ATGGATGCATTTAAAAGAAAACCAGTATTTATTATAGCTGAGGCTGGTGTTAATCATAACGGTGATATCCTAATAGCCAAAAAAATGGTCGAAGTGGCAAAACAATCTGGTGCCGATGCAGTAAAATTTCAAACTTTCAAGGCAGAATCATGTATCACATATCGTGCTGAGAAGGCTGAGTATCAAAAAACGAACACAGGTGTTTGTGAAACACAGCTAGAGATGATCCGCAAATTGGAACTTGACAAAGATATGCACATTGAATTAATCAATGAATGCACTAAATCCAAGATTGAATTTCTTTCTACACCGTTTGATCCGGGAAGCGTCGAGTTGCTTGCAGAATTGAAGTTGAGTACGATAAAAATCCCTTCAGGTGAGATAACACATCTCCCTTATTTAAGAATGATTGGAAGGCTTAATAAGCAGATAATTTTGTCGACAGGTATGGCTACACTTGGAGAGATTGAAAAGGCACTCGAAGTTTTGTGTGAAAACGGAACTGAAAAGGGAAAAATCACAGTACTTCAATGCAATACAGAGTATCCAACGCCTTATGAAGATGTAAATCTTAACGCTATGATTACCATTAGAGATGCTTTTAAAGTCAGAGTTGGATATTCCGACCATACGCCAGGAATTGAAGTACCTATTGCGGCAGTAGCTTTAGGAGCAGAAATTATTGAAAAGCATTTTACCTTGGATAGGAACATGGTTGGACCTGATCACAAGGCTTCGCTGGAACCAAGTGAACTGAAGGTTATGGTTGACTGCATAAGAAACATAGAAAAGGCATTGGGTAATGGGGTGAAACAGCCGTCTTCTTCTGAAACCAAGAATATATTGATTGCTCGAAAAAGCATTGTGGCAAGAAAGCTAATAAAAAAGGGAGAACATTTTTCAGAAACTAATCTTTGTGCTAAACGACCGGGAACAGGGCTAAGTCCGATGCTCTGGGATGAACTGATCGGTAAAATAGCGGGTAAAGATTTTGAAACGGATGAGGCAATCACCAGGTGA
- the neuC gene encoding UDP-N-acetylglucosamine 2-epimerase: MKRKICIITDSRAEYGILKPLVKEIACDNELQLQLVVTGAHLSPEFGLTYKAIEEDGFKIDEKIESTLSSDTPVGITKSMALTLMGCGEVFFRLAPDVIVILGDRYEMVTAAMAAQVLRIPIAHLYGGETTVGAVDEAFRHAITKMSCLHFVSTDQYRKRVIQLGEDPARVYNVGAMGIDNIKTLKLLSREELQNDLGVRFLKKNIIVTFHPVTLENNTTQQQFYNLVSVLEKLDDTAIVFTKTNTDTHGRVINTMIDEFVSRHKDRAWSFLSLGQLRYLSMLKHVDAVVGNSSSGIVEAPSFKIGTINIGDRQKGRLRADSIIDCEPTVCSIQASVERLYTDDFKKKLGMTVNLHGDGNAAKAICRILKEAKLDGIIKKHFFDVEFKCSGDAK, from the coding sequence GTGAAAAGAAAAATTTGTATTATTACAGATTCCAGGGCCGAGTATGGCATATTAAAGCCGCTTGTTAAAGAAATTGCATGTGATAATGAATTGCAGTTGCAGTTAGTGGTCACAGGCGCTCATCTTTCTCCTGAATTCGGATTGACTTACAAAGCTATTGAAGAAGATGGATTTAAAATTGATGAAAAGATAGAATCAACATTGAGCTCGGACACTCCTGTGGGCATTACCAAATCCATGGCTCTGACTTTAATGGGTTGCGGCGAGGTGTTTTTCAGACTAGCCCCTGATGTCATTGTAATTCTTGGCGACAGATATGAAATGGTTACTGCAGCAATGGCGGCACAAGTATTGAGAATTCCGATCGCACATTTATACGGTGGCGAGACTACTGTTGGAGCGGTTGATGAAGCATTTAGGCATGCGATAACCAAAATGAGCTGTCTGCACTTTGTTTCCACAGATCAGTATAGGAAGCGAGTGATTCAACTCGGTGAAGATCCTGCCAGAGTTTATAATGTAGGAGCAATGGGTATCGACAACATCAAAACATTGAAACTGCTCAGCAGGGAAGAATTGCAAAATGATCTGGGTGTCAGATTTTTAAAAAAGAACATCATCGTGACATTTCACCCAGTCACACTTGAGAATAATACAACGCAGCAGCAATTTTACAATCTTGTTTCCGTATTAGAAAAGCTTGATGATACTGCCATTGTTTTTACAAAAACAAATACCGATACTCATGGACGAGTCATCAATACTATGATAGATGAATTCGTGTCCCGGCACAAAGACAGGGCGTGGAGTTTTTTATCTTTAGGGCAGTTGCGATACTTATCAATGTTAAAGCATGTTGATGCTGTAGTGGGTAACTCATCCAGTGGAATAGTTGAAGCGCCTTCGTTTAAAATCGGGACGATCAACATTGGTGACAGGCAGAAAGGGAGATTGCGGGCTGACAGTATCATTGATTGTGAGCCGACTGTATGCAGTATACAGGCATCTGTTGAGAGGCTCTACACTGATGATTTCAAGAAGAAGCTTGGTATGACTGTGAATCTACATGGTGATGGTAATGCAGCCAAGGCAATCTGCAGGATTCTGAAAGAAGCTAAACTTGATGGAATAATTAAAAAGCACTTCTTTGACGTTGAATTCAAATGCTCTGGAGATGCTAAATGA
- a CDS encoding sugar phosphate nucleotidyltransferase has translation MNLGKVIITADVTIRETLKKIDQSAEKVLIVVDEQKRLVGTITDGDIRRAILKGKNINSKINDIYNPHPFFLREQEYSKEQARSIMLAKRIELIPVVDNIDHLVNYVTWDQILSDQEPQAPHFEKIDLPVVIMAGGKGTRLEPFTRLFPKALVPISETTVLEAIINQFRKFGIEKYFITLNFKGEMIESYLKSVEKSYSVDYVWEKDFLGTAGSLKLLEKLIKGNFIVSNCDILIRADFEDAVKFHEKEQAALTIISSIRHYKIPYGVIKFKKGGKVINIVEKPEYTFPVNAGVYIVNSNVLKYIPEAQPFDMNQFISILLKNDERVFTYPVNENDYLDLGEWEEYKRATEKLNLLK, from the coding sequence ATGAATCTGGGTAAAGTAATAATTACTGCTGACGTCACGATCAGGGAAACTCTTAAGAAAATCGATCAAAGCGCTGAAAAGGTTTTGATTGTTGTTGATGAGCAGAAAAGGCTTGTTGGTACCATTACTGACGGTGATATCAGGCGCGCCATTTTAAAGGGTAAAAATATCAACTCCAAGATTAATGATATTTATAATCCTCACCCGTTTTTCTTAAGAGAGCAGGAATATTCAAAGGAACAGGCCAGAAGCATCATGTTGGCCAAGCGAATAGAATTAATTCCAGTAGTGGACAATATAGATCACTTAGTTAACTATGTAACATGGGATCAGATTCTTTCAGACCAAGAACCCCAAGCACCTCACTTCGAAAAAATTGATTTACCCGTTGTTATTATGGCGGGTGGAAAAGGTACAAGGCTCGAACCATTCACAAGGCTTTTTCCTAAGGCACTCGTTCCGATCAGTGAAACGACAGTTCTGGAAGCTATCATAAACCAGTTCCGAAAGTTTGGAATAGAAAAATATTTCATCACTTTGAATTTCAAAGGCGAAATGATCGAATCTTATCTTAAAAGCGTGGAAAAATCCTATTCGGTTGACTATGTATGGGAAAAAGACTTTCTTGGAACAGCCGGAAGTCTTAAACTTTTGGAAAAATTGATTAAGGGAAATTTCATTGTTTCCAACTGCGACATTCTTATCAGGGCGGATTTTGAAGATGCGGTTAAATTCCATGAAAAAGAACAGGCGGCTCTTACGATCATATCATCAATACGGCATTATAAAATTCCATATGGAGTAATCAAATTCAAAAAAGGCGGTAAAGTCATAAATATTGTGGAAAAACCAGAGTATACCTTTCCTGTAAATGCCGGGGTTTATATTGTGAATAGTAATGTATTGAAGTATATTCCTGAAGCCCAACCGTTTGATATGAATCAATTTATCAGCATTCTTCTAAAAAATGATGAAAGGGTTTTTACTTATCCAGTCAACGAAAATGACTATCTTGATTTAGGTGAATGGGAAGAGTATAAAAGAGCCACAGAAAAGCTTAATTTATTGAAATAG
- a CDS encoding acylneuraminate cytidylyltransferase family protein has product MKNENRILAVIPARGGSIGLPGKNIRLLSGKPLIVWTIEAALASKVITKLVVSTDDKKIADIGKKYGAEIPFLRPANLATDEATTADVLIHAYKYFSNCGEKYTHIMLLQPTSPLRAYEDIVGSVNWLNKKNAQAVVSVCEAEHHPYWSNTLPSDWSMINFIKPECHNRNRQQLPPCYRINGAVYIAEWNYFYANRGFFGDSTFAYLMPRERSVDIDSLIDFLLAETILSNSPQTY; this is encoded by the coding sequence ATGAAAAATGAAAATCGAATACTGGCCGTGATTCCGGCTCGCGGCGGTAGCATAGGACTCCCAGGGAAAAATATCAGGTTACTCTCAGGGAAGCCCCTGATAGTATGGACAATAGAGGCAGCTCTGGCAAGTAAAGTGATTACTAAACTGGTGGTGTCCACTGACGACAAAAAAATAGCTGATATCGGTAAGAAATATGGTGCAGAAATTCCTTTTTTGAGGCCAGCAAATTTAGCGACCGATGAAGCAACTACTGCTGATGTACTGATTCATGCCTATAAATATTTCAGCAACTGCGGAGAGAAGTACACCCACATTATGCTTTTACAGCCCACATCACCACTCCGTGCTTATGAAGATATTGTAGGTTCAGTTAACTGGCTGAACAAGAAAAATGCACAAGCTGTAGTTTCAGTTTGCGAAGCAGAGCACCACCCTTACTGGTCAAATACATTGCCCTCTGATTGGTCGATGATCAATTTTATAAAGCCAGAATGCCACAATCGAAATCGGCAGCAATTACCACCATGCTATAGAATTAATGGTGCTGTGTATATTGCAGAGTGGAATTATTTTTATGCGAACAGAGGCTTCTTTGGGGACAGCACTTTTGCCTATCTTATGCCTCGCGAAAGATCAGTTGATATTGACTCCTTAATAGATTTTCTGCTTGCAGAAACCATTCTGTCGAATAGTCCTCAAACGTATTAG
- a CDS encoding oligosaccharide flippase family protein has product MRKKVIDYLLGNLGTKIFSFLAVILVGGFLAKKDIGILTLIYFIAEIIAIIVTCGLDASLIKFYRDYKIEIVLSNTFFVVSLNLLLSVPFYLTTAYFLNDDKYGFMAKDVGVIYLLIFSIVITNLATNHFVSLGESGKVKKYSIISSLVNLTSIVIFIKFGHLNEITMTVARIFSMVIFILAFIRIFDVSFDKLLISKSKILEILKYSLPIVLSSIIGMVNLYYSRIILSKYVSVEDLGIYSYFLMIITSASFLLHSFNQAWSPTLFDRYKEQGTKTLVFVNSVFFKACLGTIIMLILTALLVVVSNYFSFDLKGYYIHRGIFFILLDSFFIGILYTLINPIIFLSAKTIYITYVNLFMLSFNLIVTSILVKYFELQGASISTSVGSILIFYLYLFFSSKAMNNKLILTKTNFILSLVLTIGMLMKDFVLWQ; this is encoded by the coding sequence ATGAGAAAAAAAGTAATTGATTATTTGCTGGGGAATTTAGGCACAAAAATATTTTCTTTTTTAGCTGTCATACTGGTTGGCGGGTTCCTGGCAAAAAAAGATATCGGTATTTTGACGCTGATATATTTCATCGCGGAAATTATTGCAATAATTGTCACATGCGGCTTGGATGCTTCACTGATAAAATTCTATCGCGATTATAAAATCGAGATAGTACTGAGCAATACTTTTTTTGTTGTATCTCTAAATTTATTGCTGTCGGTCCCTTTTTATTTAACAACGGCATATTTTCTCAATGATGATAAATATGGCTTTATGGCGAAGGATGTAGGAGTTATTTATTTACTTATATTTTCTATAGTGATCACAAATCTGGCCACAAATCATTTTGTGTCCCTAGGTGAATCGGGCAAAGTGAAAAAGTATTCGATCATAAGCTCCCTAGTTAATTTAACGTCTATAGTAATTTTCATTAAGTTTGGCCATCTTAACGAAATAACCATGACAGTAGCACGTATTTTCAGCATGGTTATTTTTATATTGGCATTCATTAGAATATTTGATGTGAGCTTCGACAAATTGCTTATAAGCAAAAGTAAAATTCTAGAAATATTAAAATATTCTCTTCCAATAGTCCTGTCCTCAATTATCGGAATGGTTAATCTTTATTATTCAAGGATTATTTTATCAAAGTATGTCAGTGTGGAAGATTTAGGAATTTACTCGTATTTTCTGATGATTATAACTAGTGCGAGTTTCCTGTTGCATTCTTTTAATCAAGCTTGGTCTCCGACATTGTTCGATAGGTACAAGGAGCAAGGCACTAAAACACTTGTTTTTGTTAATTCAGTATTTTTTAAGGCGTGCTTAGGCACTATCATCATGCTGATATTGACAGCGCTACTTGTTGTAGTCAGTAATTATTTTTCTTTCGACTTGAAGGGTTATTACATACACAGAGGAATATTTTTCATTTTACTGGACTCTTTTTTTATTGGCATATTGTACACACTGATCAATCCAATTATTTTTTTAAGTGCAAAGACAATTTATATTACTTATGTAAATTTATTTATGTTATCTTTTAATCTAATAGTAACCAGTATTTTAGTTAAATATTTTGAGTTGCAGGGTGCCTCTATCTCGACTTCTGTTGGATCCATTTTAATATTTTATCTTTATTTGTTCTTCTCTTCTAAAGCGATGAATAATAAATTGATTTTAACAAAGACTAATTTTATATTATCCTTGGTATTAACCATAGGAATGTTAATGAAGGATTTTGTTTTGTGGCAATGA
- a CDS encoding DegT/DnrJ/EryC1/StrS family aminotransferase yields MIPVNTPLLNGNEKKYLIECIDTGWISSEGPFIKKFEELFAKRVGRKYGVAVCNGSAALEAAVVALGIDKGDEVIMPAFTIISCAAAIVKVGGIPVLIDCEPDTWNMKVDQIEDKITQKTKAIMVVHIYGLPVDMDPVMKIAEKYGLKIIEDAAEMHGQTYKGRPCGSFGDISIFSFYPNKHVTTGEGGMIVTDDEKLDEESRSLRNLCFLPRKRFIHEKLGWNLRMTNLQAALGLAQLERLDEFVKIKRSIGEKYTELLKSIKGLQLPVLKTIYADNIYWVYGIVLNDEIPFDAEEAMKKLGNRNIGTRPFFWPMHEQPVFRKMGLFNGESYPVAEKIARRGFYVPSGLGLKSEQIDEVAAVLQEVFR; encoded by the coding sequence ATGATTCCTGTTAATACCCCATTGTTAAATGGTAATGAAAAAAAATACTTAATTGAATGTATCGATACTGGTTGGATTTCATCGGAAGGGCCATTCATAAAGAAATTCGAGGAGCTCTTCGCAAAGAGAGTCGGGCGAAAATATGGCGTTGCTGTCTGTAATGGCTCTGCAGCACTTGAGGCGGCAGTTGTAGCATTGGGGATTGATAAAGGAGATGAAGTTATCATGCCGGCCTTTACCATCATTTCCTGTGCTGCCGCTATAGTGAAGGTTGGGGGTATTCCTGTACTCATTGATTGTGAGCCTGATACATGGAACATGAAGGTGGATCAGATAGAAGACAAAATCACTCAAAAGACTAAGGCGATTATGGTCGTTCATATTTATGGACTTCCTGTTGATATGGATCCCGTTATGAAAATCGCTGAAAAATATGGTTTGAAAATCATTGAAGATGCTGCTGAAATGCATGGGCAGACATACAAAGGACGACCTTGCGGAAGCTTTGGGGACATCAGCATTTTCAGTTTTTACCCCAATAAGCACGTGACAACCGGAGAAGGCGGGATGATTGTAACTGACGATGAAAAACTTGATGAAGAATCGCGATCTCTTCGCAATCTATGCTTCTTACCTAGAAAAAGATTTATACATGAAAAACTCGGCTGGAATTTAAGAATGACAAACCTTCAAGCAGCACTTGGCCTTGCTCAGTTGGAAAGACTCGATGAATTCGTGAAGATCAAGCGTAGTATTGGAGAAAAATATACTGAGTTACTAAAATCAATCAAGGGGTTACAACTTCCTGTTTTAAAAACTATTTATGCTGATAATATATATTGGGTCTACGGTATTGTTTTAAATGATGAAATTCCATTTGATGCAGAAGAAGCCATGAAAAAACTTGGAAATCGCAATATTGGAACTCGCCCCTTTTTTTGGCCGATGCACGAGCAGCCTGTGTTTCGAAAAATGGGGTTATTCAATGGCGAATCCTACCCTGTTGCTGAGAAAATTGCCAGACGGGGTTTTTATGTACCAAGTGGTCTTGGATTAAAGAGTGAGCAGATTGATGAAGTAGCGGCGGTTTTACAGGAGGTTTTCCGATGA
- a CDS encoding class I SAM-dependent methyltransferase: MRVFGDYSKYYDLLYKDKNYSAETDYISKLLKRHFNNATDLLELGCGTGKHAILLAKKGYNVSGLDFSSEMLEKAEKNKKYLPSKISSKLNFSHGDIRNFNILKKYDAVISLFHVISYQTSNDSLIQTFKCAKKHLKKEGVLIFDCWYGPAVLTDRPTVRVKRLEDDKTSILRIAEPVMFPNDNIVIVNYTINITDKKTKKTTILKESHPMRYLFKTEIEMIMEQTGLELQECEEWLTGKPPGCDTWGVCFIAKL; encoded by the coding sequence ATGAGGGTGTTTGGAGACTATTCAAAATATTATGATTTACTTTATAAAGATAAAAATTACTCCGCTGAAACAGATTATATTTCCAAACTGTTAAAGAGACATTTTAATAATGCCACAGATTTGCTGGAGCTTGGTTGTGGTACAGGCAAACACGCAATATTATTGGCTAAGAAAGGATACAATGTCTCTGGGTTAGATTTCAGTAGTGAAATGCTTGAAAAAGCTGAGAAAAACAAGAAGTACTTACCTTCTAAAATCTCTTCAAAGCTTAATTTTTCTCATGGTGATATCCGAAATTTTAATATTTTAAAGAAGTATGATGCAGTAATTTCTTTGTTTCATGTGATCAGTTATCAAACCTCCAACGACTCTCTGATACAGACTTTCAAATGTGCCAAGAAACATTTGAAAAAAGAGGGTGTTTTAATTTTTGATTGCTGGTACGGGCCAGCAGTTCTCACAGACCGCCCAACTGTCAGGGTCAAACGCCTGGAAGACGATAAAACATCCATCTTAAGAATTGCTGAACCAGTCATGTTTCCAAATGATAATATAGTGATTGTAAATTATACGATAAACATCACAGATAAAAAAACCAAAAAAACAACAATTCTCAAGGAATCTCATCCAATGCGGTATCTTTTCAAAACCGAGATTGAGATGATCATGGAACAAACTGGATTAGAACTCCAAGAATGTGAAGAATGGCTTACCGGGAAGCCACCAGGTTGTGACACTTGGGGTGTTTGCTTTATCGCCAAGTTATGA
- a CDS encoding glycosyltransferase family 1 protein — MKKLRVGVYLNAVPHSGGAFQYNLSILEAVSGLSEDLYSKVACFSNPQWMEVIKKYNVECKYAGNFNLGNLAYKVVRKLVPITEFQRAISPLLFPVARTVMKENCDIWIFPTEDELSYQIPVPALTTIYDLMHRYEPRFPEVSGKRIYHEREMRYQNICRYCKGILVDSEIGKNQVIETYGIKTEKVFSLPFIAPDYIYSSVTNEDFDRRHQLPKKFLFYPAQFWEHKNHKNLLKAIAKLTKDLPDLKIVFVGSKKNVYGSIKRLTMELDLLKQVVFLGYVSNSDLAALYRRARALIMPTYFGPTNIPPLEAFVSGCPAAVSKIYGMPEQVGDAALLFNPDSIDEISKCIEMLWKDDDLCAKLISSGREKGKKWGPSQFRERLKEIIEKVCTATT, encoded by the coding sequence ATGAAAAAACTCCGCGTTGGAGTTTATCTCAATGCTGTTCCCCATTCTGGTGGAGCATTTCAATACAATCTTTCAATTCTGGAAGCCGTATCCGGTCTATCAGAAGACCTTTATTCTAAAGTCGCTTGTTTTTCCAACCCCCAGTGGATGGAAGTAATTAAAAAATACAATGTTGAATGTAAATATGCCGGTAATTTCAATCTTGGTAACTTGGCTTACAAAGTTGTTAGAAAACTTGTCCCAATAACTGAATTTCAGCGCGCAATATCTCCTTTGCTGTTTCCAGTGGCGAGAACAGTGATGAAAGAAAATTGTGATATTTGGATATTCCCAACTGAAGACGAGCTTAGTTATCAAATCCCGGTGCCAGCTTTGACAACGATTTATGATTTGATGCACCGTTATGAACCACGCTTTCCAGAAGTTTCGGGGAAAAGAATTTACCATGAAAGAGAAATGCGTTATCAAAATATCTGTCGTTACTGCAAGGGAATTCTGGTGGATTCTGAAATAGGAAAAAATCAAGTTATTGAAACATATGGAATAAAAACGGAAAAAGTATTTTCTCTCCCCTTTATTGCGCCTGATTACATTTATTCAAGTGTCACTAACGAAGATTTTGATCGTAGACACCAATTGCCGAAGAAGTTTCTTTTTTATCCGGCCCAATTCTGGGAACACAAAAACCATAAAAATTTACTCAAAGCAATTGCTAAATTAACTAAAGATCTACCTGACTTGAAAATAGTATTTGTAGGATCGAAAAAGAATGTTTATGGATCTATAAAGAGATTAACAATGGAGTTGGACCTGTTGAAGCAAGTTGTTTTCCTGGGGTATGTATCAAATTCAGACTTGGCTGCACTCTATCGACGAGCTAGGGCACTCATAATGCCTACTTATTTTGGCCCAACCAATATACCACCGTTAGAGGCTTTTGTATCAGGCTGTCCAGCCGCGGTCTCTAAAATTTACGGAATGCCTGAGCAGGTTGGTGATGCAGCCTTGCTATTCAATCCGGATTCTATTGATGAAATATCAAAATGTATTGAGATGTTATGGAAGGACGATGACCTGTGTGCTAAATTGATAAGTTCCGGTCGTGAGAAAGGCAAGAAATGGGGACCATCCCAGTTCCGTGAAAGATTAAAAGAAATTATTGAAAAAGTATGCACTGCAACCACCTAA
- a CDS encoding glycosyltransferase family 2 protein has translation MEKNIKSKPIQLPMISVVTVVFNSASTIEKTIISIINQTYKNFEYIVIDGGSSDGTINVINKYRDKINCIISEKDEGISDAFNKGVRNSSGDWIIFINSGDTFIADSILDKVHSHLLQTDFDVIYGKINLVNTYNCTQLICGKPFDRKTFLKRMNIPHQATFHNKNLYLKYGFYSTDYRIAMDYDLLLRVKDLKVLFINEVISNMSAGGVSQIYPIKTFREFTKAKLTNLKNKSHLMIKYEYCFMVMKQGLKQVMVCLKLIKG, from the coding sequence ATGGAAAAAAACATTAAATCCAAGCCTATCCAGCTGCCTATGATTAGTGTGGTAACAGTAGTTTTTAATTCTGCATCAACTATTGAAAAGACAATAATAAGTATTATAAATCAGACCTATAAAAATTTCGAATACATTGTAATCGATGGTGGATCTAGCGATGGGACAATTAATGTAATAAATAAATATCGGGATAAAATTAATTGCATCATCAGTGAAAAAGACGAAGGTATAAGCGATGCATTTAACAAAGGGGTCAGAAACTCCTCTGGGGATTGGATAATTTTCATCAACTCAGGTGACACATTCATTGCTGATTCCATTTTAGATAAAGTTCATTCTCATCTATTGCAAACTGATTTTGATGTTATTTACGGGAAAATTAATTTAGTTAATACCTATAATTGCACACAGCTCATATGCGGAAAACCATTTGACAGGAAGACTTTTTTGAAAAGAATGAACATTCCGCATCAAGCCACATTTCATAATAAAAACCTGTATTTGAAATATGGATTTTATAGCACTGATTACCGCATAGCAATGGATTATGATTTACTTTTAAGAGTCAAAGACTTGAAAGTTTTGTTTATTAATGAAGTCATCTCCAACATGTCTGCAGGCGGGGTCAGTCAAATCTATCCGATTAAGACTTTCAGGGAGTTCACAAAAGCCAAGCTTACTAATTTAAAGAATAAATCCCATCTTATGATAAAATACGAGTATTGTTTTATGGTAATGAAGCAAGGTTTGAAACAAGTAATGGTTTGTTTAAAACTGATTAAAGGCTGA